From one Dryobates pubescens isolate bDryPub1 chromosome 2, bDryPub1.pri, whole genome shotgun sequence genomic stretch:
- the FASTKD1 gene encoding FAST kinase domain-containing protein 1, mitochondrial isoform X1 yields MLCLRQVCLFRLRHYQARTMSSDLLLRQINSCTHEDEVFSIIGKNKVRLSEKHVGIALNMLWQLQKKRPLLSRTSDYVRNHSQFLTLCILAENKVKHMEDEAIVDTLYSILRLNVEGHDSLVEVLVTEAWKRLDRLSLPALSKFSLCLHKQHRHSSPVIGKVAHIVDMKLEAIQDIRILSVLMISISDVISQSFRDRLLHKAEQLLQEKDEAHFNYAKRILQFLQNFKLRHHPLLEKCNRIFLKSPSCLDLHNINLIFGLYEQLGFDSAEFRLVAKRLLFETIDDYYDPESFVKLFCTIGPMAGSKVRERLLLTAVHMAEEFSSQQVLLILRTMQKMKCRNSHLLKKIASVLHKHLDSYHVLQLVKLTQYLVVLHCHNLELFARLKMLLLGFLKSSVTPADTAAIIRVLAMLPSCQVEKVVINKAAAVLPQCRLHHLNCIATALVKWNHYDQLHWQNSSELCVKLLQKLNDSGFQRLRKANNLNLLLEEVTQVNGEWFDEVLSEETMAICQRLIDQITWANVLQLSHFLMKTNHRCPSLLDRIASVTVQNIDKIHPFEIYFILFLFSALNYDPPASEQFFESCIQYLTSNLSCFETHHLVLLGHVLAVAGYFPPVLITRIFNISFLSKLDAELEVLPDTIKQRVRLRLMKLNRAVCLECPEFHIPWFHEHYCQQVFHNSSSRMNPLRQHVYRILTEILGGSRYARISVLTPYYYKIDFECILDENKKPLSYTALNVPFDDVERICFGHDIKDDWRKVLPPGAQRIALEFLDSKAFSKDSHHLKGEPAVKKRHLEMLGYRVIQIPHFEWNSMVLSTKGEQLEYVRNHLYGKQ; encoded by the exons ATGCTTTGTTTGAGGCAGGTGTGCTTGTTTAGACTGAGACATTACCAAGCTCGGACTATGAGTAGCGATCTGCTTTTGAGACAGATAAATAGCTGCACCCATGAAGATGAAGTGTTCAGCATCATTGGAAAGAACAAGGTCAGGCTTTCTGAAAAACATGTGGGAATAGCATTGAACATGCTGTGGCAATTGCAAAAGAAGAGGCCGCTTCTTTCAAGGACTAGTGATTATGTAAGAAATCACTCCCAGTTTCTTACCCTTTGCATTTTAGCAGAAAACAAGGTGAAACACATGGAAGATGAGGCCATAGTAGACACCCTGTATAGTATTTTGAG GCTCAATGTTGAAGGCCATGATTCTCTAGTGGAAGTGCTTGTTACAGAAGCATGGAAAAGATTAGACAG GCTTAGCTTGCCAGCTCTGTCTAAATTCTCATTGTGTTTACACAAGCAACACAGGCATTCAAGTCCTGTAATTGGCAAAGTAGCTCATATTGTAGACATGAAACTGGAGGCTATACAGGATATAAG GATCTTATCAGTTTTGATGATCAGCATATCTGATGTTATCTCGCAGAGTTTTCGAGATCGATTACTACACAAGGCTGAACAGCTCTTGCAAGAAAAGGATGAAGCCCACTTCAACTATGCCAAAAGAATACTACAGTTTCTTCAAAATTTTAAACTGAGACACCATCCATTGCTAGAAAAATGCAACAGGATTTTCCTTAAAAGTCCCTCTTGTCTTGATCTACACAATATTAATCTTATTTTTGGACTGTATGAGCAGCTGGGTTTTGACAGCGCTGAATTCCGCTTGGTTGCTAAACGACTGCTGTTTGAAACTATAGATGATTATTATGATCCTGAATCCTTTGTAAAATTGTTCTGTACTATTGGTCCTATGGCAGGATCCAAGGTAAGAGAAAG gTTGCTACTAACTGCGGTGCACATGGCAGAAGAATTTAGCAGTCAGCAAGTATTGCTAATACTGAGGACGATgcagaaaatgaaatgcagaaatTCTCATCTACTCAAAAA AATCGCTTCTGTTCTGCACAAACACTTGGACAGCTATCATGTATTGCAGTTGGTAAAGTTAACACAGTACCTGGTGGTGTTGCATTGCCACAATCTGGAACTGTTTGCCAGACTTAAAATGTTACTACTTGG CTTTTTAAAATCTAGTGTCACACCTGCTGATACCGCTGCAATAATTCGTGTTTTGGCCATGCTTCCTTCCTGTCAAGTGGAGAAAGTTGTTataaacaaagcagcagcagttttacCTCAATGCAGGCTCCATCATTTGAATTGCATTGCTACAGCTCTTGTCAAATGGAATCATTACGACCAGTTGCACTGGCAAAACAGTTCTGAGCTATGCGTAAAGCTTCTGCAAAAACTAAATGACTCTGGATTTCAGAGGCTTCGGAAAGCCAACAACTTAAATCTTCTGTTGGAAGAAGTTACACAAGtgaatggagagtggtttgacGAAGTTCTCAGTGAGGAAACTATGGCCATCTGTCAACGCTTGATAGACCAGATAACATGGGCAAATGTATTGCAGTTGTCTCATTTTCTCATGAAAACAAACCACCGTTGTCCTTCGCTACTTGACAGAATAGCTTCTGTGACTGTTCAAAATATAGACAAG ATTCATCCCTTTGAAATCTATtttattctcttccttttctctgctctgAATTATGACCCTCCTGCCAGTGAACAGTTCTTTGAGAGTTGTATCCAGTATCTTACTTCTAACTTGA GTTGTTTTGAAACTCACCACTTGGTGCTGCTTGGTCATGTTTTGGCAGTGGCTGGGTATTTTCCTCCAGTTCTGATAACAAGGATATTTAACATTTCTTTCCTAAGCAAACTGGATGCTGAACTTGAAG TTCTGCCTGATACCATAAAGCAGAGGGTCCGCCTACGCCTCATGAAATTGAACAGAGCAGTCTGTCTGGAATGCCCAGAGTTTCACATCCCTTGGTTTCACGAGCACTACTGCCAACAGGTCTTTCATAACA GCAGTAGCCGAATGAATCCACTGCGACAACATGTTTACAGAATACTGACAGAGATCTTGGGAGGGAGCCGTTACGCAAGAATATCTGTTCTCACACCATACTACTATAAAATAG ATTTTGAGTGTATTCTGgatgaaaataaaaagcctCTTTCCTATACGGCTCTGAATGTACCTTTTGATGATGTGGAGCGAATATGCTTTGGGCATGACATCAAGGATGACTGGAGAAAGGTTCTGCCACCAGGAGCTCAAAG AATTGCTTTGGAATTTCTTGATTCTAAAGCTTTTAGCAAAGATTCACATCACCTGAAAGGAGAACCTGCAGTGAAAAAACGACACTTGGAAATGCTGGGATACCGTGTAATTCAG ATTCCTCACTTTGAATggaattctatggttctatcaACAAAAGGTGAACAGCTAGAATATGTGAGAAATCATCTCTATGGAAAACAGTGA
- the FASTKD1 gene encoding FAST kinase domain-containing protein 1, mitochondrial isoform X2: MEDEAIVDTLYSILRLNVEGHDSLVEVLVTEAWKRLDRLSLPALSKFSLCLHKQHRHSSPVIGKVAHIVDMKLEAIQDIRILSVLMISISDVISQSFRDRLLHKAEQLLQEKDEAHFNYAKRILQFLQNFKLRHHPLLEKCNRIFLKSPSCLDLHNINLIFGLYEQLGFDSAEFRLVAKRLLFETIDDYYDPESFVKLFCTIGPMAGSKVRERLLLTAVHMAEEFSSQQVLLILRTMQKMKCRNSHLLKKIASVLHKHLDSYHVLQLVKLTQYLVVLHCHNLELFARLKMLLLGFLKSSVTPADTAAIIRVLAMLPSCQVEKVVINKAAAVLPQCRLHHLNCIATALVKWNHYDQLHWQNSSELCVKLLQKLNDSGFQRLRKANNLNLLLEEVTQVNGEWFDEVLSEETMAICQRLIDQITWANVLQLSHFLMKTNHRCPSLLDRIASVTVQNIDKIHPFEIYFILFLFSALNYDPPASEQFFESCIQYLTSNLSCFETHHLVLLGHVLAVAGYFPPVLITRIFNISFLSKLDAELEVLPDTIKQRVRLRLMKLNRAVCLECPEFHIPWFHEHYCQQVFHNSSSRMNPLRQHVYRILTEILGGSRYARISVLTPYYYKIDFECILDENKKPLSYTALNVPFDDVERICFGHDIKDDWRKVLPPGAQRIALEFLDSKAFSKDSHHLKGEPAVKKRHLEMLGYRVIQIPHFEWNSMVLSTKGEQLEYVRNHLYGKQ, encoded by the exons ATGGAAGATGAGGCCATAGTAGACACCCTGTATAGTATTTTGAG GCTCAATGTTGAAGGCCATGATTCTCTAGTGGAAGTGCTTGTTACAGAAGCATGGAAAAGATTAGACAG GCTTAGCTTGCCAGCTCTGTCTAAATTCTCATTGTGTTTACACAAGCAACACAGGCATTCAAGTCCTGTAATTGGCAAAGTAGCTCATATTGTAGACATGAAACTGGAGGCTATACAGGATATAAG GATCTTATCAGTTTTGATGATCAGCATATCTGATGTTATCTCGCAGAGTTTTCGAGATCGATTACTACACAAGGCTGAACAGCTCTTGCAAGAAAAGGATGAAGCCCACTTCAACTATGCCAAAAGAATACTACAGTTTCTTCAAAATTTTAAACTGAGACACCATCCATTGCTAGAAAAATGCAACAGGATTTTCCTTAAAAGTCCCTCTTGTCTTGATCTACACAATATTAATCTTATTTTTGGACTGTATGAGCAGCTGGGTTTTGACAGCGCTGAATTCCGCTTGGTTGCTAAACGACTGCTGTTTGAAACTATAGATGATTATTATGATCCTGAATCCTTTGTAAAATTGTTCTGTACTATTGGTCCTATGGCAGGATCCAAGGTAAGAGAAAG gTTGCTACTAACTGCGGTGCACATGGCAGAAGAATTTAGCAGTCAGCAAGTATTGCTAATACTGAGGACGATgcagaaaatgaaatgcagaaatTCTCATCTACTCAAAAA AATCGCTTCTGTTCTGCACAAACACTTGGACAGCTATCATGTATTGCAGTTGGTAAAGTTAACACAGTACCTGGTGGTGTTGCATTGCCACAATCTGGAACTGTTTGCCAGACTTAAAATGTTACTACTTGG CTTTTTAAAATCTAGTGTCACACCTGCTGATACCGCTGCAATAATTCGTGTTTTGGCCATGCTTCCTTCCTGTCAAGTGGAGAAAGTTGTTataaacaaagcagcagcagttttacCTCAATGCAGGCTCCATCATTTGAATTGCATTGCTACAGCTCTTGTCAAATGGAATCATTACGACCAGTTGCACTGGCAAAACAGTTCTGAGCTATGCGTAAAGCTTCTGCAAAAACTAAATGACTCTGGATTTCAGAGGCTTCGGAAAGCCAACAACTTAAATCTTCTGTTGGAAGAAGTTACACAAGtgaatggagagtggtttgacGAAGTTCTCAGTGAGGAAACTATGGCCATCTGTCAACGCTTGATAGACCAGATAACATGGGCAAATGTATTGCAGTTGTCTCATTTTCTCATGAAAACAAACCACCGTTGTCCTTCGCTACTTGACAGAATAGCTTCTGTGACTGTTCAAAATATAGACAAG ATTCATCCCTTTGAAATCTATtttattctcttccttttctctgctctgAATTATGACCCTCCTGCCAGTGAACAGTTCTTTGAGAGTTGTATCCAGTATCTTACTTCTAACTTGA GTTGTTTTGAAACTCACCACTTGGTGCTGCTTGGTCATGTTTTGGCAGTGGCTGGGTATTTTCCTCCAGTTCTGATAACAAGGATATTTAACATTTCTTTCCTAAGCAAACTGGATGCTGAACTTGAAG TTCTGCCTGATACCATAAAGCAGAGGGTCCGCCTACGCCTCATGAAATTGAACAGAGCAGTCTGTCTGGAATGCCCAGAGTTTCACATCCCTTGGTTTCACGAGCACTACTGCCAACAGGTCTTTCATAACA GCAGTAGCCGAATGAATCCACTGCGACAACATGTTTACAGAATACTGACAGAGATCTTGGGAGGGAGCCGTTACGCAAGAATATCTGTTCTCACACCATACTACTATAAAATAG ATTTTGAGTGTATTCTGgatgaaaataaaaagcctCTTTCCTATACGGCTCTGAATGTACCTTTTGATGATGTGGAGCGAATATGCTTTGGGCATGACATCAAGGATGACTGGAGAAAGGTTCTGCCACCAGGAGCTCAAAG AATTGCTTTGGAATTTCTTGATTCTAAAGCTTTTAGCAAAGATTCACATCACCTGAAAGGAGAACCTGCAGTGAAAAAACGACACTTGGAAATGCTGGGATACCGTGTAATTCAG ATTCCTCACTTTGAATggaattctatggttctatcaACAAAAGGTGAACAGCTAGAATATGTGAGAAATCATCTCTATGGAAAACAGTGA
- the FASTKD1 gene encoding FAST kinase domain-containing protein 1, mitochondrial isoform X3 encodes MEKIRQSSICTVCLNMKYLLRPNYLLSLPALSKFSLCLHKQHRHSSPVIGKVAHIVDMKLEAIQDIRILSVLMISISDVISQSFRDRLLHKAEQLLQEKDEAHFNYAKRILQFLQNFKLRHHPLLEKCNRIFLKSPSCLDLHNINLIFGLYEQLGFDSAEFRLVAKRLLFETIDDYYDPESFVKLFCTIGPMAGSKVRERLLLTAVHMAEEFSSQQVLLILRTMQKMKCRNSHLLKKIASVLHKHLDSYHVLQLVKLTQYLVVLHCHNLELFARLKMLLLGFLKSSVTPADTAAIIRVLAMLPSCQVEKVVINKAAAVLPQCRLHHLNCIATALVKWNHYDQLHWQNSSELCVKLLQKLNDSGFQRLRKANNLNLLLEEVTQVNGEWFDEVLSEETMAICQRLIDQITWANVLQLSHFLMKTNHRCPSLLDRIASVTVQNIDKIHPFEIYFILFLFSALNYDPPASEQFFESCIQYLTSNLSCFETHHLVLLGHVLAVAGYFPPVLITRIFNISFLSKLDAELEVLPDTIKQRVRLRLMKLNRAVCLECPEFHIPWFHEHYCQQVFHNSSSRMNPLRQHVYRILTEILGGSRYARISVLTPYYYKIDFECILDENKKPLSYTALNVPFDDVERICFGHDIKDDWRKVLPPGAQRIALEFLDSKAFSKDSHHLKGEPAVKKRHLEMLGYRVIQIPHFEWNSMVLSTKGEQLEYVRNHLYGKQ; translated from the exons ATGGAAAAGATTAGACAG AGTTCCATTTGCACAGTATGCCTTAACATGAAATACCTACTACGTCCAAATTATCT GCTTAGCTTGCCAGCTCTGTCTAAATTCTCATTGTGTTTACACAAGCAACACAGGCATTCAAGTCCTGTAATTGGCAAAGTAGCTCATATTGTAGACATGAAACTGGAGGCTATACAGGATATAAG GATCTTATCAGTTTTGATGATCAGCATATCTGATGTTATCTCGCAGAGTTTTCGAGATCGATTACTACACAAGGCTGAACAGCTCTTGCAAGAAAAGGATGAAGCCCACTTCAACTATGCCAAAAGAATACTACAGTTTCTTCAAAATTTTAAACTGAGACACCATCCATTGCTAGAAAAATGCAACAGGATTTTCCTTAAAAGTCCCTCTTGTCTTGATCTACACAATATTAATCTTATTTTTGGACTGTATGAGCAGCTGGGTTTTGACAGCGCTGAATTCCGCTTGGTTGCTAAACGACTGCTGTTTGAAACTATAGATGATTATTATGATCCTGAATCCTTTGTAAAATTGTTCTGTACTATTGGTCCTATGGCAGGATCCAAGGTAAGAGAAAG gTTGCTACTAACTGCGGTGCACATGGCAGAAGAATTTAGCAGTCAGCAAGTATTGCTAATACTGAGGACGATgcagaaaatgaaatgcagaaatTCTCATCTACTCAAAAA AATCGCTTCTGTTCTGCACAAACACTTGGACAGCTATCATGTATTGCAGTTGGTAAAGTTAACACAGTACCTGGTGGTGTTGCATTGCCACAATCTGGAACTGTTTGCCAGACTTAAAATGTTACTACTTGG CTTTTTAAAATCTAGTGTCACACCTGCTGATACCGCTGCAATAATTCGTGTTTTGGCCATGCTTCCTTCCTGTCAAGTGGAGAAAGTTGTTataaacaaagcagcagcagttttacCTCAATGCAGGCTCCATCATTTGAATTGCATTGCTACAGCTCTTGTCAAATGGAATCATTACGACCAGTTGCACTGGCAAAACAGTTCTGAGCTATGCGTAAAGCTTCTGCAAAAACTAAATGACTCTGGATTTCAGAGGCTTCGGAAAGCCAACAACTTAAATCTTCTGTTGGAAGAAGTTACACAAGtgaatggagagtggtttgacGAAGTTCTCAGTGAGGAAACTATGGCCATCTGTCAACGCTTGATAGACCAGATAACATGGGCAAATGTATTGCAGTTGTCTCATTTTCTCATGAAAACAAACCACCGTTGTCCTTCGCTACTTGACAGAATAGCTTCTGTGACTGTTCAAAATATAGACAAG ATTCATCCCTTTGAAATCTATtttattctcttccttttctctgctctgAATTATGACCCTCCTGCCAGTGAACAGTTCTTTGAGAGTTGTATCCAGTATCTTACTTCTAACTTGA GTTGTTTTGAAACTCACCACTTGGTGCTGCTTGGTCATGTTTTGGCAGTGGCTGGGTATTTTCCTCCAGTTCTGATAACAAGGATATTTAACATTTCTTTCCTAAGCAAACTGGATGCTGAACTTGAAG TTCTGCCTGATACCATAAAGCAGAGGGTCCGCCTACGCCTCATGAAATTGAACAGAGCAGTCTGTCTGGAATGCCCAGAGTTTCACATCCCTTGGTTTCACGAGCACTACTGCCAACAGGTCTTTCATAACA GCAGTAGCCGAATGAATCCACTGCGACAACATGTTTACAGAATACTGACAGAGATCTTGGGAGGGAGCCGTTACGCAAGAATATCTGTTCTCACACCATACTACTATAAAATAG ATTTTGAGTGTATTCTGgatgaaaataaaaagcctCTTTCCTATACGGCTCTGAATGTACCTTTTGATGATGTGGAGCGAATATGCTTTGGGCATGACATCAAGGATGACTGGAGAAAGGTTCTGCCACCAGGAGCTCAAAG AATTGCTTTGGAATTTCTTGATTCTAAAGCTTTTAGCAAAGATTCACATCACCTGAAAGGAGAACCTGCAGTGAAAAAACGACACTTGGAAATGCTGGGATACCGTGTAATTCAG ATTCCTCACTTTGAATggaattctatggttctatcaACAAAAGGTGAACAGCTAGAATATGTGAGAAATCATCTCTATGGAAAACAGTGA
- the KLHL41 gene encoding kelch-like protein 41: MDSQRELTEELRLYQSTLLQDGLKELLEEKKFIDCSLKAGDRSLPCHRLILSACSPYFREYFLSEQNEEKKKEVVLDNVDPNILDMIVKYLYSASIDLNDSNVQDIFALASRFQIPSVFTVCVSYLQKRLAVGNCLAILRLGVMLDCPRLAFSARDFVSDHFVQICKEEDFMQLAPHELISVISPDSLNIEKEELVFEAVMRWVRIDKENRVKSLGEIFDCIRFRLMPEKYFKEHVEKDDIIKSNSDLQKKIKIIKDAFAGKLPDSSKSTEKSTKGEVNGDVGDEDLLPGYLNDLPRHGMFVKDLILLVNDTAAVAYDPLENECYLAALAEQIPRNHSSIVTKHNQVYVVGGLYVEEENKDQPFQSYFFQLDNIAGEWVALPPLPSARCLFGLGESDNKIYVIAGKDLRTEESLDSVLCYDPEAMKWSEIKKLPLKVYGHATISNNGLIYCLGGKTDDKKCTNRVFVYNPKKGDWRDLAPMKVARSMFGTAIHKGKIVIAGGVTEEGLTASVEAFDLTTNKWEIMPEFPQERSSISLVTLSGALYAIGGFAMIQLESKEFAPNEVTDIWKYDDEKKEWTGILKEIRYATGASCLATRLNLFKLSKL, from the exons ATGGATTCCCAAAGGGAACTCACTGAAGAGCTCAGGCTGTACCAATCCACCCTTCTTCAGGATGGCCTCAAGGAACTTCTTGAAGAGAAGAAATTTATAGATTGCTCTCTAAAAGCTGGTGACAGAAGCCTGCCTTGCCACAGGTTGATTCTGTCGGCGTGTAGCCCTTATTTTCGTGAGTATTTCTTATCTGagcaaaatgaagagaaaaagaaggaggtgGTTCTAGATAACGTTGACCCCAACATCCTGGATATGATTGTCAAGTACCTCTATTCAGCAAGTATTGATCTTAATGATTCTAACGTGCAAGATATTTTTGCTTTGGCCAGTCGCTTTCAGATCCCTTCTGTATTCACAGTGTGTGTCTCCTATCTTCAGAAGAGGCTTGCTGTTGGTAACTGTCTGGCCATCCTTCGATTAGGTGTTATGCTCGACTGCCCAAGACTTGCATTTTCTGCCCGTGATTTTGTTTCAGATCATTTTGTGCAGATCTGCAAAGAAGAGGATTTCATGCAGCTTGCCCCACATGAACTTATCTCAGTTATTTCACCTGACAGCTTAAACATAGAGAAGGAAGAACTGGTATTTGAAGCAGTGATGAGATGGGTCCGAATAGACAAAGAGAACAGAGTTAAGAGCCTGGGGGAAATTTTTGACTGCATACGTTTTCGTCTTATGccagaaaaatatttcaaagaaCATGTAGAGAAGGATGATATAATTAAAAGCAACTCAgatcttcagaaaaaaataaagattatTAAAGATGCTTTTGCTGGAAAACTGCCCGACTCTAGCAAGAGTACAGAAAAGTCAACCAAAGGGGAAGTGAATGGCGATGTAGGAGATGAAGATTTACTGCCTGGCTACCTGAATGACCTTCCCAGGCATGGCATGTTTGTCAAAGACCTAATTCTTCTGGTTAATGACACTGCTGCAGTAGCTTATGATCCTCTTGAAAACGAATGCTACCTAGCAGCTCTGGCAGAACAGATTCCCAGAAATCATTCCAGTATAGTCACCAAACATAATCAGGTCTACGTTGTTGGAGGACTGTATGTGGAAGAGGAGAACAAGGATCAGCCTTTCCAGTCATACTTCTTCCAG CTGGATAACATCGCTGGGGAGTGGGTTGCCCTTCCTCCACTGCCATCAGCCAGGTGTCTCTTTGGGCTGGGAGAATCAGACAACAAGATCTATGTAATTGCAGGCAAGGACCTTCGCACTGAGGAGTCTCTAGATTCAGTACTGTGCTATGATCCTGA AGCAATGAAATGGAGTGAGATCAAAAAGCTACCCCTCAAAGTATATGGCCATGCTACTATTTCAAACAATGGACTGATATATTGTCTTGGTGGAAAAACTGATGATAA GAAATGTACTAATAGAGTATTTGTATACAATCCCAAGAAAGGAGACTGGAGAGACCTGGCTCCAATGAAAGTGGCTCGCTCAATGTTTGGAACAGCTATTCATAAGGGCAAGATTGTCATTGCAGGTGGTGTCACTGAAGAAGGCCTTACTGCATCTGTTGAAGCTTTTGATCTGACCACCAATAA GTGGGAGATTATGCCTGAATTTCCCCAAGAGAGAAGTTCCATCAGTTTAGTCACCTTAAGTGGAGCTTTGTATGCTATTGGAGGCTTTGCAATGATTCAGCTTGAATCCAAAGAATTTGCACCCAATGAAGTAACTGACATATGGAA GTATGATGACGAAAAGAAGGAATGGACTGGCATCTTGAAAGAGATCCGCTATGCTActggagcctcctgcctggctaCACGCTTAAACCTCTTCAAATTATCAAAACTGTAA
- the BBS5 gene encoding Bardet-Biedl syndrome 5 protein, producing the protein MSAVLDVLWEDRDVRFDISPQQMKMRSGEVLIDCLESVEDTKGNNGDRGRLLVTNLRIIWRSLSLPRVNLSVGYNCIINITTRTANSKLRGQTEALYILTKCNNTRFEFIFTNVVPGSPRLFTSVIAVHRAYETSKMYRDLKLRSALIQNKQLRLLPQEQIYDKINGVWNLSSDQGNLGTFFITNVRIVWHANMNDSFNVSIPYIQIRSIKIRDSKFGLALVIESSQQSGGYVLGFKIDPVEKLQESVKEINSIHRVYSANPIFGVDYEMEEKPQPLEDLTVEQVQDDVEIESDEHTDAFVAYFADENKQHDREPVFSEELGLAIEKLKDGFTLQGLWEVMT; encoded by the exons ATGAGCGCGGTGCTGGACGTGCTGTGGGAGGACAGAGATGTCCGCTTTGACATCTCCCCGCA acaaaTGAAAATGAGATCTGGAGAGGTCCTTATAGACTGCTTAGAGTCTGTTGAAGATACCAAAGGAAACAATGGTGACAGAG GTAGACTGCTTGTGACAAATTTGCGGATTATTTGGCGCTCATTGTCCTTGCCCAGAGTCAATCTGT CTGTTGGTTACAACTGTATCATAAATATAACTACAAGAACTGCCAACTCG aaaTTACGAGGGCAGACAGAAGCTCTGTACATATTGACTAAATGTAACAATACACGATTTGAGTTCATATTTACCAATGTTGTCCCTGGGAGTCCCAGACTCTTCACTTCAGTTATTGCTGTACACAG AGCTTATGAAACTTCTAAAATGTATCGTGATCTGAAGCTGAGAAGTGCATTGATTCAAAACAAGCAGCTGAGATTATTACCACAAGAACAAATATATGATAAAATCAATGGAGTTTGGAATTTATCAAGTGACCAG GGAAATTTGGGAACATTTTTTATCACTAATGTGCGAATAGTTTGGCATGCAAATATGAACGACAGCTTTAATGTCAGCATACCATATATACAAATT CGTTCGATTAAAATAAGAGACTCAAAGTTTGGCTTGGCACTTGTGATAGAGAGTTCTCAGCAG AGTGGGGGATACGTTCTTGGTTTTAAAATAGACCCTGTGGAGAAGCTACAGGAGTCAGTGAAAGAAATTAATTCAATTCACAGAGTTTATTCAGCCAACCCTATATTTGGAGTGGATTATGAAATGGAAGAAAAG CCTCAACCTCTTGAAGACCTTACTGTGGAGCAGGTTCAAGATGATGTGGAAATAGAATCTGATGAACATACAGATGCTTTTGTG GCTTACTTTGCTGATGAAAACAAG CAACATGATCGGGAGCCTGTTTTTTCAGAAGAACTGGGACTTGCAATAGAAAAGCTAAAGGATGGATTCACACTCCAGGGACTCTGGGAAGTAATGACCTGA